In one Halosimplex halophilum genomic region, the following are encoded:
- a CDS encoding mRNA 3'-end processing factor, whose amino-acid sequence MTRRVRLGSGIEVTFAGGERFVADGSGDADATLVSHAHGDHYAAGSAVVASELTTALLGARRDGAAPTAVDHPAVERFPAGHVAGSRAMRLTDPETGRRYLYTGDCSTRDRFHLDGFDPVAADVLVVETTYGKPEYRFPSTEETVEAVRSWLAATTDRPVLLFGYALGRAQKLQRILAGADRERVFVTDAVADVSDVIERHRDVTFPGERYDAEVELRAGDALVLSGSPRSPWVESLVESTGAATAGFSGWAVDDSFVYRRGFDEGFVLSDHPDYDELLGLVAAVDPEQVYTQHGFADAFATAVTSELGIPAQSLKKNQATLGDF is encoded by the coding sequence GTGACTCGGCGAGTCCGGCTGGGGAGCGGGATCGAGGTGACGTTCGCGGGCGGCGAGCGGTTCGTCGCGGACGGGAGCGGCGACGCCGACGCGACGCTGGTGAGCCACGCACACGGCGACCACTACGCGGCCGGGTCGGCGGTCGTCGCCTCGGAGCTGACGACGGCACTGCTCGGCGCCCGGCGCGACGGCGCCGCCCCGACCGCGGTCGACCACCCCGCGGTCGAGCGGTTCCCCGCGGGCCACGTCGCGGGCTCGCGGGCGATGCGACTCACCGACCCGGAGACGGGGCGGCGGTACCTCTACACGGGCGACTGCTCGACGCGCGACCGCTTCCACCTCGACGGGTTCGACCCCGTCGCCGCCGACGTGCTGGTCGTCGAGACGACCTACGGGAAGCCCGAGTATCGGTTCCCGTCGACCGAGGAGACGGTCGAGGCGGTCCGGTCGTGGCTCGCGGCGACGACCGACCGGCCGGTCCTCCTGTTCGGCTACGCGCTGGGACGGGCCCAGAAGCTCCAGCGGATCCTCGCGGGCGCCGACCGGGAGCGGGTGTTCGTGACCGACGCCGTCGCCGACGTGAGCGACGTGATCGAGCGCCACCGCGACGTGACCTTCCCGGGGGAACGCTACGACGCCGAGGTGGAACTCCGGGCGGGCGACGCGCTCGTTCTCTCGGGCTCACCCCGGAGCCCGTGGGTCGAGTCGCTGGTCGAGTCGACCGGGGCTGCGACGGCCGGGTTCTCCGGGTGGGCCGTCGACGACTCGTTCGTCTACCGCCGGGGATTCGACGAGGGGTTCGTCCTCTCGGACCACCCCGACTACGACGAACTGCTCGGCCTCGTCGCCGCCGTCGACCCCGAGCAGGTCTACACCCAGCACGGCTTCGCCGACGCGTTCGCGACCGCCGTCACCTCGGAACTCGGGATCCCCGCGCAGTCGCTGAAGAAGAACCAGGCGACGCTGGGCGACTTCTGA
- a CDS encoding helix-hairpin-helix domain-containing protein: MADAHRDPSRTSRIDTAIGLVLEDRRTAERRQVIYTDAQVVLLRDESGGTTLVRRDAFDAELGTRYRPRPGAEAPSDAGQYDRLRERLAAYEREEGRKARHKADALREALDLLAEPERDRDDSDPDGSGDSSGDAPGPDTDPEVPFEAVPGIGPKTAGKLRTAGYVTESDVRGAADDALLAVAGLGRETLENLREFVD, translated from the coding sequence ATGGCAGACGCACATCGCGATCCGTCGAGAACCAGCAGGATCGACACGGCGATCGGACTCGTCCTCGAAGACCGGCGCACCGCCGAGCGACGGCAGGTGATCTACACCGACGCGCAGGTGGTGCTCCTGCGCGACGAGTCGGGCGGGACGACGCTCGTCCGCCGCGACGCCTTCGACGCCGAACTCGGGACGCGCTACCGCCCGCGGCCGGGCGCCGAGGCGCCGAGCGACGCCGGCCAGTACGACCGCCTCCGCGAACGGCTTGCCGCCTACGAGCGCGAGGAGGGCCGCAAGGCGAGACACAAGGCCGACGCGCTCCGCGAGGCGCTGGACTTGCTCGCCGAACCGGAGCGCGACCGGGACGACAGTGATCCGGACGGGAGCGGCGACAGTTCGGGCGACGCCCCCGGTCCCGATACCGACCCGGAGGTCCCCTTCGAGGCGGTCCCGGGCATCGGCCCGAAGACCGCCGGGAAACTCCGGACCGCGGGCTACGTCACGGAGAGCGACGTGCGCGGCGCGGCGGACGACGCGCTCCTGGCGGTCGCCGGGCTCGGGCGGGAGACCCTGGAGAACCTCCGCGAGTTCGTCGACTGA
- a CDS encoding NUDIX domain-containing protein — protein MSWRDIRPVAVGVPRREDEVLLSRLHDSDGTETFYRPIGGGIEFGESSDEALAREFEEELDVEVVEADLLETLENTFTFEGRRGHEIWFLYDVTLAESWPYERDEFDGREPEADETYRAVWTPVDALDDVTVYPEHLASLL, from the coding sequence ATGAGCTGGCGCGACATTCGACCGGTGGCGGTCGGCGTTCCCCGTCGCGAGGACGAGGTGCTCCTGAGTCGGCTGCACGACAGCGACGGCACCGAGACGTTCTATCGCCCCATCGGCGGCGGGATCGAGTTCGGCGAGTCGAGCGACGAGGCGCTGGCCCGCGAGTTCGAGGAGGAACTCGACGTCGAGGTCGTCGAGGCCGACCTGCTGGAGACCCTGGAGAACACGTTTACCTTCGAGGGTCGGCGGGGTCACGAGATCTGGTTTCTCTACGACGTCACGCTCGCGGAGTCGTGGCCGTACGAGCGCGACGAGTTCGATGGGCGAGAGCCCGAGGCCGACGAGACCTACAGAGCGGTCTGGACGCCGGTCGACGCGCTCGACGACGTGACCGTCTATCCCGAACACCTCGCGTCGCTGCTCTGA
- a CDS encoding SAM hydrolase/SAM-dependent halogenase family protein — translation MITLASDFPSPYPAAMRGVICSRSDARIEDIAHDFPRQDVRAAAFWLREVLPYFPPATHCVVVDPGVGTDRAAVVVEAGDHRIVAPDNGVAIPVARELAGGDDTDAAGRDFGVWRVEYEDAETASNTFHGRDVFAPAAADVHDAGGAGDIDRCTRTDEWVDLTFPEPEVTGAGARGEVLVVDGFGNVITNVPGETVADREAVRVDGEPVPVRDAYAARDPGERLVTVGSHGNVEFAVNRGRGDEAFDLGVGDAVSLEW, via the coding sequence ATGATAACGCTCGCCTCGGACTTCCCGAGCCCGTACCCCGCGGCGATGCGGGGCGTGATCTGCTCCCGGTCGGACGCCCGGATCGAGGACATCGCCCACGACTTCCCGCGTCAGGACGTGCGCGCGGCGGCCTTCTGGCTGCGCGAGGTGCTGCCGTACTTCCCGCCGGCCACCCACTGCGTCGTCGTCGACCCCGGCGTCGGGACGGACCGCGCCGCCGTCGTCGTCGAGGCCGGCGACCACCGGATCGTCGCGCCCGACAACGGCGTCGCGATCCCGGTCGCCCGCGAACTCGCCGGCGGCGACGATACGGACGCCGCCGGCCGGGACTTCGGCGTGTGGCGGGTCGAGTACGAGGACGCCGAGACGGCGAGCAACACGTTCCACGGCCGCGACGTGTTCGCGCCCGCGGCTGCAGACGTACACGACGCGGGCGGCGCCGGCGACATCGACCGGTGTACCCGGACCGACGAGTGGGTGGACCTGACGTTCCCCGAGCCGGAGGTCACCGGCGCCGGAGCCCGCGGCGAAGTGCTCGTCGTCGACGGCTTCGGCAACGTCATCACGAACGTCCCCGGCGAGACGGTAGCCGACCGCGAGGCGGTCCGGGTCGACGGCGAGCCGGTCCCGGTCCGCGACGCCTACGCCGCCCGCGACCCCGGCGAGCGGCTCGTGACTGTCGGCAGCCACGGCAACGTCGAGTTCGCCGTGAACAGGGGCCGCGGCGACGAGGCGTTCGACCTCGGCGTCGGCGACGCCGTCTCGCTGGAGTGGTAG